Proteins from one Archocentrus centrarchus isolate MPI-CPG fArcCen1 chromosome 8, fArcCen1, whole genome shotgun sequence genomic window:
- the LOC115784849 gene encoding GTPase IMAP family member 8-like isoform X1, which translates to MHMCKQCSISVTGHSHHSSELRIVLIGGRELTGQPSNKSLSGNIILGKNVFDTSRRTAQSVVGQQEVHGRRVTVVDTPGWWWHYPLENTPKLDQIEIQNSVHLCPPGPHAFLLVIHESFYLPQIFISSLKEHLKLFHKDVLNHTIVLFTVQHPWHEENVETEMSEWSDMQWILEQCGNRKHVLSMRNRQDGTQVEKLFEKIEAMVAANGGRHCPIDSAHGNALREEMKAIAEGASKRFDEVQTQRRKLRALIEGGKTPPAHLRLVMVGAQWSAKSSAGNTILRKKAFAVDHGRTTMSCEISHGIVADRTLTVVDSPGWFYNHTLQDTSETDKHEIENSVHLCPPGPHAVLLMIGLASAFNTSYLRAVKEHMSLFRDDVWKHTIVLFTRGDWLGVKTVEERIESEEGLQWLVKKCGNRCHVLDNMKHSDEMQVQDLLEKIEETWVGNKDPHYEVDLDRGAQLEATKEAGEKLAKRIRKTTERQSRILRKIFEGEEQPITDLRIVLLGREESGKSMAGNKIFFEEIFERAWLKKEFQNQRRTRKCVKHEGTIGGINIAVIETPGWPAAMTPPSWLKEEVLGSVSMCAPGPHVFLLVVPIPKAFTEEDHKTVAELLMPFGERVWRHCMVLFTWGDWLNNRLIEEHIAAEGKSLLQLVEKCGYRYQVLNCHSFGNRFPVKELFQKITDMITQNKGQSFTAEGKQRKNQSVLTEEEWNRREQELIDRMLRAVVNEPEEPTLPSVLGASSFDGAFLPSMSGDAPSEFENMSERWSQRARAKVSEWLKTRAGNSDVTSGIGSMSASASHVEKLDESPLPDEND; encoded by the exons ATGCACATGTGTAAACAATGCTCCATCTCTGTTACAGGGCACAGCCATCACTCTTCAGAGTTGAGGATTGTGCTGATaggtggcagagaattaacaggACAGCCCAGTAATAAAAGTCTGAGTGGAAACATCATACTgggtaaaaatgtttttgacacCAGCAGAAGAACAGCCCAGAGTGTGGTGGGGCAGCAGGAGGTACACGGCAGACGGGTCACTGTGGTGGACACTCCAGGCTGGTGGTGGCACTATCCACTAGAAAACACCCCAAAGCTGGATCAGATAGAAATCCAGAACAGTGTCCATCTGTGTCCCCCGGGGCCTCATGCCTTTCTTCTGGTCATTCACGAGAGTTTCTATTTACCTCAGATCTTTATATCATCTCTAAAAGAGCACCTGAAGCTTTTCCACAAAGATGTGTTGAATCACACCATTGTACTGTTCACTGTTCAACATCCATGGCATGAAGAAAATGTAGAAACCGAAATGAGTGAGTGGTCAGACATGCAGTGGATTCTTGAACAATGTGGAAACAGAAAGCATGTCCTCAGTATGAGGAACAGGCAGGATGGCACTCAAGTCGAAAAGCTTTTTGAGAAAATCGAGGCAATGGTTGCAGCAAATGGAGGCCGTCACTGTCCCATTGATAGTGCTCATGGAAATGCTCTGAGAGAAGAAATGAAGGCAATAGCTGAAGGAGCATCAAAGAGGTTTGATGAGGTGCAGACACAAAGGAGGAAGCTCAGAGCACTAATTGAAG GCGGCAAAACCCCACCTGCACATTTACGACTGGTCATGGTTGGTGCTCAGTGGTCAGCCAAAAGCTCGGCCGGCAACACCATCCTGAGGAAAAAGGCTTTTGCTGTTGATCATGGAAGAACAACAATGTCCTGTGAAATCAGTCATGGCATTGTGGCAGACAGGACGCTCACAGTGGTCGATTCTCCTGGCTGGTTCTACAACCACACCCTTCAGGACACCTCTGAGACAGATAAACATGAAATAGAGAACAGTGTGCATCTGTGCCCCCCAGGACCCCACGCAGTGCTCCTCATGATAGGCCTGGCATCTGCATTTAATACATCCTACCTCAGAGCAGTCAAAGAGCACATGAGTCTGTTTAGAGACGATGTCTGGAAGCACACCATTGTTCTGTTCACTAGAGGTGACTGGCTGGGAGTCAAGACTGTGGAAGAACGTATAGAGAGTGAGGAAGGTCTGCAGTGGCTGGTGAAGAAGTGTGGGAACAGGTGCCACGTCCTGGACAACATGAAGCACAGTGATGAGATGCAGGTACAAGATCTCCTGGAGAAGATTGAAGAGACGTGGGTGGGAAACAAAGACCCACATTATGAAGTTGACCTGGATCGTGGAGCACAGTTGGAGGCCACGAAAGAGGCTGGAGAAAAGTTGGCTAAAAGGATCAGAAAGACCACTGAGAGACAATCAAGAATATTGAGAAAGATATTTGAAG gagaggagcagccaatcacTGACCTGAGGATTGTACTGCTTGGCAGAGAGGAATCAGGGAAGAGTATGGCAggaaacaaaattttttttgaagAGATATTTGAGAGAGCTTGGTTGAAGAAG GAATTCCAAAATCAGAGAAGAACAAGAAAGTGTGTAAAACATGAAGGAACTATCGGTGGAATAAATATCGCAGTCATTGAGACTCCAGGCTGGCCTGCAGCCATGACGCCACCTAGCTGGCTGAAAGAAGAAGTTCTGGGCAGCGTCTCCATGTGTGCTCCGGGCCCTCATGTTTTTCTCTTGGTTGTTCCCATTCCCAAAGCATTCACAGAGGAAGATCACAAAACAGTGGCTGAGCTTTTGATGCCCTTTGGTGAGAGAGTATGGAGACACTGCATGGTGCTGTTCACCTGGGGAGACTGGCTGAACAACAGACTCATCGAGGAGCACATTGCAGCAGAGGGAAAAAGCCTCCTGCAGCTGGTGGAAAAGTGTGGGTACAGATATCAGGTCCTTAACTGCCATAGTTTTGGTAATCGTTTTCCTGTTAAAGAGCTCTTCCAAAAAATCACTGATATGATCACACAGAACAAAGGACAAAGCTTCACTGCTGAAGgcaaacaaaggaaaaaccaaTCTGTGCTGACAGAAGAAGAGTGGAACAGGAGGGAGCAAGAACTGATAGACCGGATGTTGAGAGCTGTTGTAAATGAACCAGAGGAACCAACATTACCATCTGTGCTGGGAGCATCTAGCTTTGATGGAGCTTTCCTTCCGAGCA tgaGCGGAGATGCTCCCTCAGAGTTTGAGAACATGTCAGAACGCTGGAGTCAAAGAGCACGTGCCAAAGTGTCTGAATggctgaagaccagagctggaaACTCTGATGTCACCTCTGGGATTGGCAGCATGAGCGCCTCAGCCAGTCATGTGGAGAAGCTGGATGAAAGTCCTCTGCCAGATGAAAATGATTAA
- the LOC115784443 gene encoding far upstream element-binding protein 2: MSEYNAVPPPGSGAPLAGQAALGNGAGGVKKDAFADAVQRARQIAAKIGGDAGPPVSNSTASDSFPFTAQKRQLEDTNTDEPESKKLAAQSDLESAKALSIGAQLAALAQQRPTSTTEEYSVPDSMVGLIIGRGGEQINKIQQESGCKVQIAPDSGGLPERNVSLTGSQDSIQKAKRLLNEIVSRGRGTPPLSSYHDSSNGQNGAVHEMMIPAGKAGLVIGKGGETIKQLQERAGVKMILIQDASQGPNVDKPLRIIGDPYKVQQAQEMVQEILRDRDQGGYSERNEFSSRMGGGMDIPVPRHSVGVVIGRNGEMIKKIQNDAGVRIQFKQDDGTSPDKIAHISGPPERCEHAAQIINDLLQSIRVREEGQGGPPGPPGMPAGNRGRGGGQGGWGPPGGEMTFSIPAQKCGLVIGRGGENVKSINQQTGAFVEISRQPPPNGDPNFKLFIIRGSPQQIDHAKQLIEEKIEGPLCPVGPGAAGPGPAGPMVPYNPSPYNPGPPGAPGPPHGGPPGPPQYSSQGWSNTYQQWQPQPPHDPSKAAANDPNAAWAAYYAQYYQQPSGAAPAPYPANPAGGSQTAGDQTQPAQTPGGQPDYTKAWEEYYKKMAQAGGSVPSTPAAAPAAAAAAGAGGGVGAASTTGGQPDYSAAWAEYYRQQAAYYGQTGQQAPGQPANPQQGQMQ; this comes from the exons ATGTCGGAGTACAACGCGGTGCCACCGCCCGGCTCCGGTGCCCCTCTCGCCGGACAGGCAGCTCTTGGGAACGGAGCGGGGGGCGTCAAGAAGGATGCGTTTGCGGACGCGGTGCAGCGGGCCCGGCAG ATTGCAGCTAAGATCGGGGGTGACGCTGGTCCTCCTGTGAGCAACAGCACTGCTTCAGACAGTTTTCCTTTCACTGCGCAGAAACGACAGCTGGAGGACACAAACACTG ATGAACCAGAGAGTAAGAAGCTGGCTGCTCAGAGTGACTTGGAGTCAGCCAAAGCGCTGT CTATTGGTGCACAGCTAGCCGCTCTTGCACAGCAAAG ACCCACATCCACCACAGAGGAGTACAGTGTTCCAGACAGTATGGTGGGACTCA TTATTGGCCGTGGAGGTGAACAGATCAATAAGATTCAGCAGGAGTCAGGGTGCAAGGTTCAAATAGCTCCAG ACAGCGGAGGCCTTCCCGAGAGAAACGTCTCTCTCACAGGGTCCCAAGACTCCATACA GAAAGCCAAGAGGCTGCTGAATGAGATAGTGTCTCGAGGAAGGGGGACACCTCCCCTTTCTTCTTACCATGACTCCAGCAACGGGCAGAACGGCGCAGTTCATGAGATGATGATCCCAGCTGGCAAGGCTGGTCTTGTCATTGGCAAGGGAGGAGAGACCATCAAACAGCTCCAG GAGCGAGCAGGGGTTAAGATGATCCTAATCCAGGATGCCTCTCAGGGACCCAACGTTGACAAGCCTCTGCGCATTATTGGAGATCCATACAAAGTCCAG CAAGCCCAGGAGATGGTGCAGGAGATTTTGAGGGACAGAGACCAGGGAGGCTATAGCGAAAGAAATGAATTCAGCTCCCGGATGGGAGGCGGCATGGAT ATCCCAGTACCACGACACTCGGTGGGCGTGGTCATCGGACGCAATGGCGAGATGATCAAGAAAATTCAGAATGATGCTGGAGTCAGGATACAGTTCAAACAAG ATGATGGGACCAGTCCGGATAAGATTGCACACATCAGCGGTCCGCCTGAACGCTGCGAGCACGCGGCTCAGATCATCAACGACCTGCTGCAGAGCATCAGGGTCAGGGAGGAGGGACAGGGG GGTCCCCCAGGTCCTCCAGGAATGCCTGCAGGCAACAGGGGGCGAGGCGGGGGACAAGGCGGTTGGGGTCCCCCTGGAGGGGAAATGACCTTCTCTATTCCTGCCCAAAAGTGCGGGCTCGTGATcggcagaggaggagagaacgTCAAGTCCATCAACCAGCAGACGGGAGCTTTTGTGGAAATCTCTCGGCAGCCGCCCCCCAATGGAGACCCCAACTTTAAGCTGTTTATCATTCGTGGGTCCCCACAGCAGATCGACCACGCCAAGCAGCTCATTGAAGAGAAGATTGAG GGTCCTCTGTGTCCTGTGGGCCCGGGGGCAGCTGGGCCAGGTCCTGCTGGGCCGATGGTTCCTTACAACCCCAGTCCATACAACCCCGGACCTCCTGGGGCTCCTGGACCACCACA TGGTGGTCCTCCAGGTCCTCCCCAGTACAGCTCTCAGGGCTGGAGCAACACCTACCAGCAGTGGCAGCCCCAGCCCCCACATGACCCCA GCAAGGCAGCAGCCAATGATCCCAACGCAGCCTGGGCGGCCTACTATGCTCAGTACTACCAGCAGCCATCGGGGGCTGCACCAGCCCCGTACCCTGCAAACCCAGCCGGAGGTTCCCAAACTGCAGGCGACCAGACCCAGCCTGCACAGACACCAGGGGGCCAGCCAGACTACACCAAGGCCTGGGAGGAATACTACAAGAAGATGG CCCAGGCAGGCGGCTCTGTACCCAGTACAccagctgcagctccagcagcagcagcagcagcaggagcaggaggaggagtaggGGCAGCATCTACAACAGGCGGTCAGCCGGACTACAGTGCAGCCTGGGCAGAGTACTACAGGCAGCAGGCTGCGTACTACGGACAAACAGGACAGCAGGCCCCCGGCCAGCCAGCCAATCCCCAGCAGGGACAG ATGCAGTGA
- the LOC115784849 gene encoding GTPase IMAP family member 8-like isoform X2 — translation MAAEHAFSNSGHSHHSSELRIVLIGGRELTGQPSNKSLSGNIILGKNVFDTSRRTAQSVVGQQEVHGRRVTVVDTPGWWWHYPLENTPKLDQIEIQNSVHLCPPGPHAFLLVIHESFYLPQIFISSLKEHLKLFHKDVLNHTIVLFTVQHPWHEENVETEMSEWSDMQWILEQCGNRKHVLSMRNRQDGTQVEKLFEKIEAMVAANGGRHCPIDSAHGNALREEMKAIAEGASKRFDEVQTQRRKLRALIEGGKTPPAHLRLVMVGAQWSAKSSAGNTILRKKAFAVDHGRTTMSCEISHGIVADRTLTVVDSPGWFYNHTLQDTSETDKHEIENSVHLCPPGPHAVLLMIGLASAFNTSYLRAVKEHMSLFRDDVWKHTIVLFTRGDWLGVKTVEERIESEEGLQWLVKKCGNRCHVLDNMKHSDEMQVQDLLEKIEETWVGNKDPHYEVDLDRGAQLEATKEAGEKLAKRIRKTTERQSRILRKIFEGEEQPITDLRIVLLGREESGKSMAGNKIFFEEIFERAWLKKEFQNQRRTRKCVKHEGTIGGINIAVIETPGWPAAMTPPSWLKEEVLGSVSMCAPGPHVFLLVVPIPKAFTEEDHKTVAELLMPFGERVWRHCMVLFTWGDWLNNRLIEEHIAAEGKSLLQLVEKCGYRYQVLNCHSFGNRFPVKELFQKITDMITQNKGQSFTAEGKQRKNQSVLTEEEWNRREQELIDRMLRAVVNEPEEPTLPSVLGASSFDGAFLPSMSGDAPSEFENMSERWSQRARAKVSEWLKTRAGNSDVTSGIGSMSASASHVEKLDESPLPDEND, via the exons ATGGCTGCTGAACATGCTTTTTCCAACTCTG GGCACAGCCATCACTCTTCAGAGTTGAGGATTGTGCTGATaggtggcagagaattaacaggACAGCCCAGTAATAAAAGTCTGAGTGGAAACATCATACTgggtaaaaatgtttttgacacCAGCAGAAGAACAGCCCAGAGTGTGGTGGGGCAGCAGGAGGTACACGGCAGACGGGTCACTGTGGTGGACACTCCAGGCTGGTGGTGGCACTATCCACTAGAAAACACCCCAAAGCTGGATCAGATAGAAATCCAGAACAGTGTCCATCTGTGTCCCCCGGGGCCTCATGCCTTTCTTCTGGTCATTCACGAGAGTTTCTATTTACCTCAGATCTTTATATCATCTCTAAAAGAGCACCTGAAGCTTTTCCACAAAGATGTGTTGAATCACACCATTGTACTGTTCACTGTTCAACATCCATGGCATGAAGAAAATGTAGAAACCGAAATGAGTGAGTGGTCAGACATGCAGTGGATTCTTGAACAATGTGGAAACAGAAAGCATGTCCTCAGTATGAGGAACAGGCAGGATGGCACTCAAGTCGAAAAGCTTTTTGAGAAAATCGAGGCAATGGTTGCAGCAAATGGAGGCCGTCACTGTCCCATTGATAGTGCTCATGGAAATGCTCTGAGAGAAGAAATGAAGGCAATAGCTGAAGGAGCATCAAAGAGGTTTGATGAGGTGCAGACACAAAGGAGGAAGCTCAGAGCACTAATTGAAG GCGGCAAAACCCCACCTGCACATTTACGACTGGTCATGGTTGGTGCTCAGTGGTCAGCCAAAAGCTCGGCCGGCAACACCATCCTGAGGAAAAAGGCTTTTGCTGTTGATCATGGAAGAACAACAATGTCCTGTGAAATCAGTCATGGCATTGTGGCAGACAGGACGCTCACAGTGGTCGATTCTCCTGGCTGGTTCTACAACCACACCCTTCAGGACACCTCTGAGACAGATAAACATGAAATAGAGAACAGTGTGCATCTGTGCCCCCCAGGACCCCACGCAGTGCTCCTCATGATAGGCCTGGCATCTGCATTTAATACATCCTACCTCAGAGCAGTCAAAGAGCACATGAGTCTGTTTAGAGACGATGTCTGGAAGCACACCATTGTTCTGTTCACTAGAGGTGACTGGCTGGGAGTCAAGACTGTGGAAGAACGTATAGAGAGTGAGGAAGGTCTGCAGTGGCTGGTGAAGAAGTGTGGGAACAGGTGCCACGTCCTGGACAACATGAAGCACAGTGATGAGATGCAGGTACAAGATCTCCTGGAGAAGATTGAAGAGACGTGGGTGGGAAACAAAGACCCACATTATGAAGTTGACCTGGATCGTGGAGCACAGTTGGAGGCCACGAAAGAGGCTGGAGAAAAGTTGGCTAAAAGGATCAGAAAGACCACTGAGAGACAATCAAGAATATTGAGAAAGATATTTGAAG gagaggagcagccaatcacTGACCTGAGGATTGTACTGCTTGGCAGAGAGGAATCAGGGAAGAGTATGGCAggaaacaaaattttttttgaagAGATATTTGAGAGAGCTTGGTTGAAGAAG GAATTCCAAAATCAGAGAAGAACAAGAAAGTGTGTAAAACATGAAGGAACTATCGGTGGAATAAATATCGCAGTCATTGAGACTCCAGGCTGGCCTGCAGCCATGACGCCACCTAGCTGGCTGAAAGAAGAAGTTCTGGGCAGCGTCTCCATGTGTGCTCCGGGCCCTCATGTTTTTCTCTTGGTTGTTCCCATTCCCAAAGCATTCACAGAGGAAGATCACAAAACAGTGGCTGAGCTTTTGATGCCCTTTGGTGAGAGAGTATGGAGACACTGCATGGTGCTGTTCACCTGGGGAGACTGGCTGAACAACAGACTCATCGAGGAGCACATTGCAGCAGAGGGAAAAAGCCTCCTGCAGCTGGTGGAAAAGTGTGGGTACAGATATCAGGTCCTTAACTGCCATAGTTTTGGTAATCGTTTTCCTGTTAAAGAGCTCTTCCAAAAAATCACTGATATGATCACACAGAACAAAGGACAAAGCTTCACTGCTGAAGgcaaacaaaggaaaaaccaaTCTGTGCTGACAGAAGAAGAGTGGAACAGGAGGGAGCAAGAACTGATAGACCGGATGTTGAGAGCTGTTGTAAATGAACCAGAGGAACCAACATTACCATCTGTGCTGGGAGCATCTAGCTTTGATGGAGCTTTCCTTCCGAGCA tgaGCGGAGATGCTCCCTCAGAGTTTGAGAACATGTCAGAACGCTGGAGTCAAAGAGCACGTGCCAAAGTGTCTGAATggctgaagaccagagctggaaACTCTGATGTCACCTCTGGGATTGGCAGCATGAGCGCCTCAGCCAGTCATGTGGAGAAGCTGGATGAAAGTCCTCTGCCAGATGAAAATGATTAA
- the LOC115784849 gene encoding GTPase IMAP family member 8-like isoform X3 translates to MHMCKQCSISVTGHSHHSSELRIVLIGGRELTGQPSNKSLSGNIILGKNVFDTSRRTAQSVVGQQEVHGRRVTVVDTPGWWWHYPLENTPKLDQIEIQNSVHLCPPGPHAFLLVIHESFYLPQIFISSLKEHLKLFHKDVLNHTIVLFTVQHPWHEENVETEMSEWSDMQWILEQCGNRKHVLSMRNRQDGTQVEKLFEKIEAMVAANGGRHCPIDSAHGNALREEMKAIAEGASKRFDEVQTQRRKLRALIEGGKTPPAHLRLVMVGAQWSAKSSAGNTILRKKAFAVDHGRTTMSCEISHGIVADRTLTVVDSPGWFYNHTLQDTSETDKHEIENSVHLCPPGPHAVLLMIGLASAFNTSYLRAVKEHMSLFRDDVWKHTIVLFTRGDWLGVKTVEERIESEEGLQWLVKKCGNRCHVLDNMKHSDEMQVQDLLEKIEETWVGNKDPHYEVDLDRGAQLEATKEAGEKLAKRIRKTTERQSRILRKIFEGEEQPITDLRIVLLGREESGKSMAGNKIFFEEIFERAWLKKEFQNQRRTRKCVKHEGTIGGINIAVIETPGWPAAMTPPSWLKEEVLGSVSMCAPGPHVFLLVVPIPKAFTEEDHKTVAELLMPFGERVWRHCMVLFTWGDWLNNRLIEEHIAAEGKSLLQLVEK, encoded by the exons ATGCACATGTGTAAACAATGCTCCATCTCTGTTACAGGGCACAGCCATCACTCTTCAGAGTTGAGGATTGTGCTGATaggtggcagagaattaacaggACAGCCCAGTAATAAAAGTCTGAGTGGAAACATCATACTgggtaaaaatgtttttgacacCAGCAGAAGAACAGCCCAGAGTGTGGTGGGGCAGCAGGAGGTACACGGCAGACGGGTCACTGTGGTGGACACTCCAGGCTGGTGGTGGCACTATCCACTAGAAAACACCCCAAAGCTGGATCAGATAGAAATCCAGAACAGTGTCCATCTGTGTCCCCCGGGGCCTCATGCCTTTCTTCTGGTCATTCACGAGAGTTTCTATTTACCTCAGATCTTTATATCATCTCTAAAAGAGCACCTGAAGCTTTTCCACAAAGATGTGTTGAATCACACCATTGTACTGTTCACTGTTCAACATCCATGGCATGAAGAAAATGTAGAAACCGAAATGAGTGAGTGGTCAGACATGCAGTGGATTCTTGAACAATGTGGAAACAGAAAGCATGTCCTCAGTATGAGGAACAGGCAGGATGGCACTCAAGTCGAAAAGCTTTTTGAGAAAATCGAGGCAATGGTTGCAGCAAATGGAGGCCGTCACTGTCCCATTGATAGTGCTCATGGAAATGCTCTGAGAGAAGAAATGAAGGCAATAGCTGAAGGAGCATCAAAGAGGTTTGATGAGGTGCAGACACAAAGGAGGAAGCTCAGAGCACTAATTGAAG GCGGCAAAACCCCACCTGCACATTTACGACTGGTCATGGTTGGTGCTCAGTGGTCAGCCAAAAGCTCGGCCGGCAACACCATCCTGAGGAAAAAGGCTTTTGCTGTTGATCATGGAAGAACAACAATGTCCTGTGAAATCAGTCATGGCATTGTGGCAGACAGGACGCTCACAGTGGTCGATTCTCCTGGCTGGTTCTACAACCACACCCTTCAGGACACCTCTGAGACAGATAAACATGAAATAGAGAACAGTGTGCATCTGTGCCCCCCAGGACCCCACGCAGTGCTCCTCATGATAGGCCTGGCATCTGCATTTAATACATCCTACCTCAGAGCAGTCAAAGAGCACATGAGTCTGTTTAGAGACGATGTCTGGAAGCACACCATTGTTCTGTTCACTAGAGGTGACTGGCTGGGAGTCAAGACTGTGGAAGAACGTATAGAGAGTGAGGAAGGTCTGCAGTGGCTGGTGAAGAAGTGTGGGAACAGGTGCCACGTCCTGGACAACATGAAGCACAGTGATGAGATGCAGGTACAAGATCTCCTGGAGAAGATTGAAGAGACGTGGGTGGGAAACAAAGACCCACATTATGAAGTTGACCTGGATCGTGGAGCACAGTTGGAGGCCACGAAAGAGGCTGGAGAAAAGTTGGCTAAAAGGATCAGAAAGACCACTGAGAGACAATCAAGAATATTGAGAAAGATATTTGAAG gagaggagcagccaatcacTGACCTGAGGATTGTACTGCTTGGCAGAGAGGAATCAGGGAAGAGTATGGCAggaaacaaaattttttttgaagAGATATTTGAGAGAGCTTGGTTGAAGAAG GAATTCCAAAATCAGAGAAGAACAAGAAAGTGTGTAAAACATGAAGGAACTATCGGTGGAATAAATATCGCAGTCATTGAGACTCCAGGCTGGCCTGCAGCCATGACGCCACCTAGCTGGCTGAAAGAAGAAGTTCTGGGCAGCGTCTCCATGTGTGCTCCGGGCCCTCATGTTTTTCTCTTGGTTGTTCCCATTCCCAAAGCATTCACAGAGGAAGATCACAAAACAGTGGCTGAGCTTTTGATGCCCTTTGGTGAGAGAGTATGGAGACACTGCATGGTGCTGTTCACCTGGGGAGACTGGCTGAACAACAGACTCATCGAGGAGCACATTGCAGCAGAGGGAAAAAGCCTCCTGCAGCTGGTGGAAAAGT AA